One genomic region from Rhizomicrobium palustre encodes:
- a CDS encoding formate/nitrite transporter family protein, with the protein MNKDPFGAFGRTAHKDLTLPQDHDNNAFGGADKLDNLSAKQRRQVEFQTRPNAALIHETIRAEGMSELERAATALALSGFAAGMSLGFSFLSEGLLSAALKGHPLHDALSPLGYTVGFLIVVLGRPQLFTENTLTPILPLLHNRDGATLAKVLRLWAIVLAANVAGALAIAALLAKVGLFTPDTHTALLDIAGRTIRDDFSLTFARAVFAGWLIALMVWLLPAAEGARPTIIAVITYVVSLGGFSHIIAGTVDCAYLMLNGGADFADFSWRFFLPTLFGNVVGGVALVAALNYGQVAPEVENNK; encoded by the coding sequence TTGAACAAAGATCCCTTCGGCGCGTTCGGCAGAACGGCTCATAAGGATCTCACCTTGCCCCAGGATCACGACAATAACGCCTTTGGCGGCGCCGATAAGCTGGACAATCTTTCCGCCAAGCAACGGCGGCAGGTTGAATTCCAGACCCGGCCAAACGCGGCTTTGATTCACGAGACCATTCGCGCCGAAGGCATGAGCGAATTGGAGCGCGCGGCGACAGCCCTGGCGCTATCGGGTTTTGCCGCTGGCATGTCGCTCGGCTTTTCCTTCCTCAGCGAAGGGCTTCTTAGCGCGGCGCTCAAAGGTCATCCCTTGCATGATGCGCTTTCGCCGCTCGGCTATACGGTGGGATTTTTGATTGTGGTCTTGGGACGCCCGCAGCTTTTCACCGAAAACACGCTGACCCCCATCTTGCCGCTTCTACATAACCGTGATGGCGCAACCCTTGCGAAGGTGCTCAGGCTTTGGGCGATCGTGCTCGCCGCCAATGTAGCAGGCGCACTGGCCATCGCCGCGCTTCTGGCGAAAGTTGGACTGTTCACGCCCGATACCCATACCGCGCTACTCGATATTGCAGGACGAACCATCCGCGATGATTTCAGCTTGACCTTCGCGCGCGCCGTTTTCGCCGGCTGGCTGATCGCGCTAATGGTTTGGCTTCTGCCCGCGGCCGAGGGTGCAAGACCCACCATCATCGCCGTAATCACTTACGTTGTTTCGCTTGGCGGCTTTTCCCACATCATCGCGGGTACGGTCGATTGCGCTTATCTGATGCTCAACGGCGGCGCAGATTTTGCCGATTTCTCTTGGCGCTTTTTTCTTCCCACCCTCTTTGGAAATGTGGTGGGCGGTGTTGCCCTGGTGGCCGCGCTGAATTACGGCCAAGTGGCGCCCGAAGTCGAAAACAACAAATAA
- a CDS encoding LysR family transcriptional regulator, translating into MSDRLTGIEVFVLAVRRGGLSAAARELGLSPTMASRHLDMLEQRLGATLLHRTTRRLSLTEAGTNFLAKAERILEELSEAEAEASSRSVTAEGVLRVSAPAAFGLAHLAPLFAGFVERHPRINIDLGLDDRYVDLLQERWDMAIRIGHMKDSSLIAKKLVPVSLVICAAPHYLALHGTPKTTGDLKDHACLSYTLSQRVAAETWAFGKNADIRVPVKGPFLANNGLALIEAAKAGMGLVLGPRFLADEALARGSLHEITLELPLPDIGSIHAVTHPARLPAAKTRAFIDYLAKELSPMAGRW; encoded by the coding sequence ATGAGCGACCGGCTGACGGGAATTGAGGTTTTTGTGTTGGCGGTGCGCCGGGGCGGGCTTTCGGCAGCGGCCCGCGAGCTGGGCCTTTCCCCAACTATGGCCTCGCGCCATCTCGACATGCTGGAGCAGCGATTGGGCGCAACCCTGCTCCATCGCACCACCAGGCGGCTGTCGCTCACCGAAGCCGGAACCAATTTCCTCGCCAAGGCGGAGCGGATTTTGGAAGAGCTCTCCGAAGCGGAGGCCGAGGCTTCATCGCGCAGCGTGACGGCGGAAGGGGTTTTGCGCGTCAGCGCCCCGGCAGCGTTCGGGCTTGCGCATCTGGCCCCGCTTTTCGCTGGATTTGTCGAACGCCATCCGCGCATCAACATCGATCTTGGCCTCGATGATCGCTATGTCGATCTCTTGCAAGAGCGCTGGGATATGGCCATCCGCATCGGCCATATGAAGGATTCCAGCCTGATTGCGAAAAAGCTGGTGCCGGTGAGCCTGGTGATCTGCGCAGCGCCCCATTACCTCGCGCTGCATGGCACGCCCAAAACCACAGGCGACCTCAAAGACCACGCCTGCCTCAGCTATACGCTGTCGCAGCGCGTTGCCGCCGAAACGTGGGCCTTCGGAAAAAACGCCGATATCCGTGTGCCGGTGAAAGGACCGTTTCTCGCCAATAACGGCCTTGCGCTGATCGAAGCGGCCAAAGCGGGAATGGGCCTGGTGCTCGGCCCGCGCTTTCTGGCCGATGAAGCTTTGGCGCGCGGCAGCCTGCACGAAATAACGCTCGAGCTGCCTCTTCCCGATATCGGGTCCATTCACGCTGTGACCCATCCAGCGCGCCTGCCTGCCGCCAAAACCCGTGCCTTCATCGACTACCTGGCCAAAGAACTCAGTCCCATGGCGGGACGCTGGTAG
- a CDS encoding sugar kinase, which produces MDKTSRIALFGECMIELRGELFGTMQQNFGGDTLNTAVYLARLTAEAGVHVAYATQLGTDAYSDAMVEAWASEGIDTTMVKRDEGKMPGLYTIQVDEHGERTFYYWRDMSAAKDFFVGPSSLLEDRLEEIDVFYYSGISLAVQPAAGRERLLYFVEKLRARGGKVCFDNNYRPRLWRGSPHTVDWFERACANADMAFITLDDNVNLYRVPEQEALDHALAFSSEEVVIKRGADPSLVRVKGQSPIEVPTFRVPKVVDTTGAGDSFAAGYLAARLQGQNPEVAVRSGNKIASIVVQHPGAIIPKEVMPVFFFG; this is translated from the coding sequence ATGGATAAAACCTCCCGCATCGCCCTCTTCGGCGAATGTATGATTGAGCTCCGCGGCGAGCTCTTCGGCACCATGCAGCAGAATTTTGGCGGCGATACGCTGAATACTGCCGTCTACCTTGCTCGCCTCACTGCGGAAGCTGGGGTCCATGTCGCCTATGCAACCCAGCTTGGGACCGACGCCTATTCCGACGCCATGGTGGAAGCCTGGGCGAGCGAAGGCATCGACACCACCATGGTGAAGCGCGACGAAGGCAAGATGCCGGGGCTTTACACCATCCAGGTAGATGAGCACGGCGAACGCACCTTCTATTATTGGCGCGATATGAGCGCGGCGAAGGATTTCTTCGTCGGCCCCTCCAGCCTTTTGGAAGACCGGCTGGAAGAGATCGACGTCTTTTACTACAGCGGCATCAGCCTTGCGGTGCAGCCGGCGGCGGGCCGTGAGCGCCTGCTCTATTTCGTCGAAAAACTGCGCGCGCGCGGCGGCAAGGTCTGCTTCGATAACAACTACCGCCCGCGTTTATGGCGCGGTTCACCCCATACGGTGGATTGGTTCGAACGCGCTTGCGCCAACGCCGACATGGCCTTCATCACGCTGGACGACAATGTCAATCTCTACCGCGTGCCGGAGCAGGAGGCGCTGGACCATGCCCTCGCCTTCTCCTCGGAAGAAGTGGTGATCAAGCGCGGCGCCGATCCCTCTTTGGTGCGGGTCAAAGGCCAGAGCCCGATTGAAGTGCCGACCTTCCGCGTACCAAAGGTAGTAGACACCACAGGCGCGGGCGATTCCTTCGCCGCCGGATACCTTGCTGCCCGCCTGCAGGGACAAAACCCCGAAGTCGCGGTACGATCCGGTAACAAGATCGCCTCGATTGTGGTGCAGCACCCGGGCGCGATTATTCCCAAAGAGGTTATGCCGGTCTTCTTCTTCGGTTAG
- the nifJ gene encoding pyruvate:ferredoxin (flavodoxin) oxidoreductase → MTKPSASKPKMITVDGNEACASVAYRMNELAVIYPITPSSTMGELADQWMSEKRTNLWGRVLDVVEMQSEGGAAGAVHGALQAGALATTFTASQGLLLMIPNMYKIAGELTPFVMHVTARTIATHALSIFGDHSDVMATRQTGFAMLCSASVQEAQDFAAIAQSSSLKSRVPFTHFFDGFRTSHEVAKIHPLSDEDLRGMVDEDEITALRRRALSPDHPVVRGTAQNPDLYFQGVEARNPFYDALPAIVQGEMDRFAKITGRQYHLYEYVGDPEASEVIVVMGSGGETAEMTAAYLNRMGRKTGVLKVRLFRPYDVELFVNALPKSVKKIAVLDRTREPGSVGEPLFQDVVSALAEARGQGIATLDPVVIGGRYGLASKEFTPAMVKAIYDELAKQTPRRRFTVGISDDVGGLSLPVEPGFQIEIAGEQRAVFFGLGSDGTVGANKNSVKIIAGNTDLYAQGYFVYDSKKSGAITVSHLRFSPKPIQSAFLLEDAEFVACHHFVFLDRYDVLRYAAPRGTLLLNAPYPASEIWSHLPAPVQKSIVEKGLKLYTIDASKVAQKAGMGGRINTIMQTCFFALAGVLPKDEAIAAIRKAIEKTYGRKSQKVVEKNFAAVDMTLAHLEEVAVPHDINGPSLAAVVPDDAPDFVRTVTAAMLAGQGDNLPVSAMPVDGTWPVGTAKFEKRNIADAIPVWVKDKCIQCNKCVMVCPHAALRAKAVKTPDFNGSTLESLPFKGREVQGDYRYLLQVAPEDCTGCSLCEKACPVDGTLTMQPKLDRIEAERENFAAFLKLPELERADTKLTLKGSQLLQPLFEFSGACTGCGQTPYVRTLTQLFGDRMLVANATGCSSIYSGNLPTTPYTTGPDGRGPAWSNSLFEDNAEFGLGMRLAIDRHEAEARALVASLANQLPEQLVIALSQPGLKDDTHIRTRRSQVDELKRILSTREDIASKRLFELADYLVDKVVWIIGGDGWAYDIGFGGLDHILASGRNVNVLVLDTEVYSNTGGQSSKSTPLGATAKFATNGKGRAKKDLGAIAIGYRDVYVATVASGAKDNQAVIALQEAASYDGVSLVIAYAHCIHHGYDLSAGLERQKAAVQAGYWPLYRYDPRKQAAGEAALKLDSGEASLALSEFMAGENRFAMTGKAHPDEYAAMVKDAEEALKARYERLKSLAPADN, encoded by the coding sequence ATGACCAAGCCCAGCGCATCCAAACCGAAAATGATCACCGTCGATGGCAATGAGGCCTGCGCCTCTGTCGCCTATCGCATGAACGAGCTGGCGGTCATTTACCCGATCACCCCGTCCTCGACCATGGGCGAGCTCGCCGATCAATGGATGAGCGAGAAGCGCACCAATCTCTGGGGCCGGGTGCTCGATGTGGTGGAGATGCAGTCCGAAGGCGGCGCGGCGGGGGCCGTGCATGGCGCGCTGCAAGCAGGTGCCTTGGCGACGACCTTCACGGCGTCGCAGGGCCTGCTCCTGATGATCCCCAATATGTACAAGATAGCGGGCGAGTTGACGCCTTTCGTGATGCATGTGACGGCGCGCACCATCGCAACCCATGCTTTGTCGATCTTCGGCGATCATTCCGACGTGATGGCCACCCGGCAGACCGGCTTTGCCATGCTGTGTTCTGCCTCGGTGCAAGAGGCGCAGGATTTCGCCGCCATCGCGCAATCCTCCTCGCTGAAGTCGCGCGTGCCGTTCACGCATTTCTTCGATGGCTTCCGCACCTCGCATGAAGTCGCGAAAATTCATCCGCTCTCGGACGAAGATCTGCGCGGCATGGTCGATGAGGACGAGATCACGGCGTTGCGCCGGCGCGCCCTTAGCCCGGATCATCCGGTGGTGCGTGGCACCGCGCAAAATCCGGACCTCTATTTCCAGGGCGTCGAAGCGCGCAATCCTTTCTACGATGCCTTGCCCGCGATTGTGCAGGGCGAGATGGATCGTTTCGCCAAGATCACCGGCCGCCAGTATCACCTCTATGAATATGTCGGCGATCCTGAGGCCAGTGAAGTCATTGTGGTGATGGGCTCAGGCGGTGAGACGGCGGAAATGACCGCCGCCTATCTCAACCGCATGGGCCGCAAGACGGGTGTGCTGAAAGTCCGCCTGTTCCGCCCCTATGATGTCGAGCTTTTTGTCAACGCGCTGCCCAAGAGCGTGAAAAAGATCGCCGTGCTGGATCGCACGCGTGAGCCCGGTTCGGTGGGTGAGCCGCTGTTCCAGGATGTCGTCTCCGCGCTCGCCGAAGCGCGCGGGCAGGGCATTGCCACGCTCGATCCGGTGGTGATTGGCGGGCGCTATGGCCTTGCCTCGAAGGAATTCACCCCGGCGATGGTCAAGGCGATCTATGACGAGCTGGCCAAGCAAACCCCGCGCCGCCGTTTCACGGTCGGCATCAGCGATGATGTTGGCGGCCTCTCTCTGCCAGTCGAACCCGGCTTCCAGATCGAAATCGCGGGCGAACAGCGCGCCGTGTTCTTCGGCCTTGGCTCGGATGGCACGGTCGGTGCCAATAAGAACTCGGTGAAGATCATCGCGGGCAATACCGATCTCTATGCCCAGGGCTATTTCGTCTACGATTCCAAGAAGTCCGGCGCCATCACGGTGTCGCACTTACGCTTTTCGCCCAAGCCAATCCAATCGGCCTTCCTGTTGGAAGATGCGGAATTTGTCGCCTGCCACCATTTCGTTTTCCTGGATCGCTATGATGTGCTGCGTTATGCGGCCCCGCGCGGCACGCTGCTTTTGAACGCGCCGTACCCGGCTTCGGAAATCTGGAGCCATCTGCCTGCGCCGGTGCAGAAATCCATCGTGGAAAAGGGCCTCAAGCTCTACACCATCGATGCTTCTAAGGTGGCGCAGAAGGCCGGCATGGGCGGGCGTATCAACACCATCATGCAGACCTGCTTCTTCGCCCTCGCGGGCGTGCTGCCCAAGGACGAAGCCATCGCGGCGATCCGCAAGGCCATCGAAAAGACCTATGGCCGCAAGAGCCAGAAGGTGGTGGAGAAGAACTTCGCTGCCGTCGACATGACGCTGGCCCATCTCGAGGAAGTGGCCGTCCCGCATGACATCAACGGCCCGTCGTTGGCTGCCGTAGTTCCCGACGATGCGCCGGATTTCGTGCGTACCGTCACGGCTGCGATGCTGGCGGGGCAGGGCGACAATCTGCCGGTCAGCGCCATGCCGGTGGACGGCACTTGGCCGGTCGGCACCGCGAAATTCGAAAAGCGCAATATTGCCGACGCCATTCCTGTCTGGGTCAAGGACAAGTGCATTCAGTGCAATAAATGCGTGATGGTCTGCCCGCACGCCGCACTGCGTGCAAAGGCTGTGAAGACACCGGACTTCAATGGCTCCACGCTGGAATCCTTGCCCTTCAAGGGGCGCGAAGTGCAGGGCGATTATCGCTACCTCCTGCAGGTCGCGCCGGAAGATTGCACCGGTTGCTCGCTGTGCGAAAAGGCCTGCCCGGTGGACGGCACGCTCACCATGCAGCCCAAGCTCGACCGGATCGAAGCGGAGCGCGAGAATTTCGCGGCTTTCTTGAAGCTGCCGGAGTTGGAACGCGCCGACACCAAGCTGACCCTCAAAGGCAGCCAGCTGTTGCAGCCCTTGTTTGAATTCTCGGGCGCCTGCACCGGCTGCGGTCAGACGCCTTATGTGCGCACGCTGACCCAGCTCTTCGGTGATCGCATGTTGGTGGCCAATGCCACGGGCTGCTCCTCGATCTATTCGGGCAATCTGCCGACCACGCCTTACACCACCGGTCCTGATGGCCGCGGTCCTGCATGGTCAAACTCCCTCTTCGAGGATAATGCCGAGTTCGGCCTTGGCATGCGTCTCGCGATTGACCGGCATGAGGCCGAGGCCCGCGCGCTGGTGGCGAGCCTTGCCAATCAGCTGCCGGAACAGCTCGTCATTGCGCTCTCGCAGCCGGGCCTCAAGGATGACACCCATATCCGCACCCGCCGCTCCCAGGTCGATGAGCTGAAGCGCATTCTCTCCACCCGCGAAGACATTGCCTCCAAGCGTCTCTTCGAACTTGCCGATTATCTCGTCGACAAGGTGGTGTGGATTATCGGCGGCGATGGCTGGGCTTACGACATCGGCTTTGGCGGTCTCGATCACATCCTGGCTTCGGGCCGCAATGTGAATGTGCTGGTGCTCGATACCGAGGTCTATTCCAACACCGGTGGGCAGTCGTCCAAATCGACCCCGCTGGGCGCCACCGCGAAATTCGCCACCAACGGCAAGGGCCGCGCGAAGAAGGATCTCGGCGCTATCGCTATCGGCTATCGCGACGTCTATGTCGCGACGGTTGCTTCAGGCGCCAAGGATAATCAGGCGGTGATCGCGCTGCAGGAAGCAGCGAGCTATGACGGTGTTTCGCTGGTCATCGCGTATGCGCATTGCATCCATCACGGCTATGATTTGTCCGCTGGTCTTGAGCGGCAGAAGGCGGCGGTGCAGGCGGGCTATTGGCCGCTCTATCGCTACGATCCGCGCAAACAGGCGGCGGGCGAGGCGGCCTTGAAGCTCGATTCCGGTGAAGCAAGCCTCGCGCTTTCCGAATTCATGGCGGGCGAAAACCGCTTCGCCATGACCGGCAAGGCGCATCCGGATGAATACGCTGCCATGGTCAAGGATGCGGAAGAAGCCTTGAAGGCGCGCTATGAGCGCCTGAAATCCCTCGCGCCCGCAGACAATTAA
- a CDS encoding DoxX family protein: protein MSNTSTYGATLLRVSLGALFLAHFSLKAFVFTPAGTAAFFGHLGLPPALAYLVMAGEFFGGLALIFGIYTRFAALALIPLLVGTIVTVHGHNGFFFNNPQGGWEYPAFWSIALLVQALIGDGAFALRPYPNK from the coding sequence ATGTCCAACACTTCGACCTACGGCGCCACATTGCTGCGTGTCAGCCTCGGCGCCCTGTTCCTCGCCCATTTTTCTCTGAAAGCCTTCGTCTTCACCCCGGCTGGGACTGCGGCCTTTTTCGGCCATCTCGGTCTTCCTCCGGCGCTGGCCTATCTCGTCATGGCTGGGGAATTCTTTGGCGGTTTGGCGCTGATTTTCGGGATCTATACCCGTTTCGCGGCGCTCGCGCTGATCCCGCTGCTGGTCGGCACTATCGTCACCGTGCATGGCCATAACGGCTTTTTCTTCAACAACCCGCAGGGTGGTTGGGAATATCCGGCCTTCTGGTCTATCGCGTTGCTGGTGCAGGCCTTGATCGGCGATGGTGCCTTTGCCCTTCGCCCCTATCCCAATAAGTGA
- a CDS encoding DODA-type extradiol aromatic ring-opening family dioxygenase, which produces MRQPSFFIPHGGGPCFFMPDPQGIWTGMGQFLARLPELLPEQPKALLVVSGHWEADGFALTSGAAPELIYDYYGFPRHTYELTFPAPGTPDLAAQASGLLKSAGFSSSLDPRRGFDHGVFVPLKVAFPKAEIPIVQMSLDAGLDPALHIKAGEALKPLRDEGVVIIGSGMSFHNMRGYGNPNFTAPSKAFDEWLTAAVTSPAKERAAALTEWAKAPAARASHPREEHLIPLMVAAGTSDAPGEKIYGELVLGTAISAFKFG; this is translated from the coding sequence ATGCGTCAGCCCAGCTTCTTCATTCCCCATGGCGGCGGACCGTGCTTCTTCATGCCCGATCCGCAGGGCATCTGGACCGGCATGGGCCAGTTCCTGGCGCGTTTGCCAGAGCTCTTGCCGGAACAGCCAAAAGCACTGCTCGTCGTTTCAGGGCATTGGGAGGCGGATGGTTTTGCGCTCACCTCCGGCGCGGCACCGGAGCTGATCTACGACTATTACGGTTTCCCGCGTCACACCTACGAGCTTACCTTTCCTGCGCCGGGTACTCCGGATTTGGCAGCGCAAGCTTCGGGCCTTCTGAAGAGCGCCGGATTTAGCTCAAGCCTCGATCCGCGGCGCGGCTTCGATCACGGCGTTTTCGTGCCGCTGAAAGTGGCGTTTCCCAAAGCGGAGATTCCCATCGTGCAGATGTCGCTCGATGCCGGTCTCGATCCCGCATTGCATATCAAAGCGGGGGAGGCGCTGAAACCGCTCCGGGATGAGGGTGTGGTGATCATCGGCTCGGGTATGAGCTTTCACAACATGCGCGGCTACGGCAATCCTAACTTCACCGCGCCGTCCAAGGCTTTCGATGAATGGCTGACCGCGGCTGTGACTTCGCCTGCAAAGGAGCGGGCCGCGGCTTTGACGGAATGGGCCAAAGCCCCCGCCGCGCGCGCCAGCCATCCGCGCGAGGAGCATCTTATCCCGCTGATGGTTGCAGCGGGCACCTCCGATGCGCCAGGCGAAAAGATCTACGGCGAGCTCGTCCTCGGCACGGCGATTTCGGCTTTCAAATTCGGCTAA
- a CDS encoding LacI family DNA-binding transcriptional regulator, producing MSEVTIKDVARVSGYSIKTVSRVINKHPTVAKDIRDKVSSVVAKLDYQPNLWARSLRSSRSHLLALFTDNPTIAYSNRIQLAATEACRAKGYHLMSEVARNSDRGMGSMLKTMIAKVHLDGAVLMPPLSDNQALVKALIAAKLPFVRISPSKLLETGSYVYVDDYQIAYDMTEYLIELGHRDIAIVNGPALHLSAAKRLEGFRKAMQRHGLDIRKEWECKGEFDVQSGMAAGEALFARRTRPTAVLGTNDETAVGVMAAAYRKGLSIPGDVSIVGIDDSPIASSFWPKLTTMRQPVSDLGRVATEILIGEIEAPRQRRIEKLGCEIVLRDSASAPPRRPRKSRKA from the coding sequence ATGTCTGAAGTAACCATCAAAGATGTCGCCCGCGTCTCGGGATATTCGATCAAAACAGTTTCACGGGTGATCAACAAACACCCGACTGTCGCCAAGGATATTCGCGACAAAGTTTCCTCTGTAGTAGCTAAGCTGGATTATCAGCCAAATCTCTGGGCACGCTCGTTGCGCAGCTCGCGTTCACATTTGTTGGCATTATTTACAGACAATCCAACCATTGCCTATAGCAACCGCATTCAGCTTGCGGCTACGGAGGCCTGCCGGGCGAAGGGATATCACCTGATGTCCGAGGTGGCGCGAAACTCCGATCGCGGCATGGGTTCCATGCTCAAGACGATGATCGCAAAGGTGCATCTGGATGGTGCAGTGCTGATGCCTCCGCTCTCCGACAATCAGGCGCTGGTGAAGGCCCTTATCGCCGCCAAGCTGCCCTTCGTGCGGATTTCGCCGTCAAAGCTTCTGGAGACCGGTTCCTATGTCTATGTCGATGATTACCAGATCGCCTATGACATGACCGAATATCTCATCGAGCTCGGCCATCGCGACATCGCGATCGTCAACGGACCGGCCTTGCACCTTTCGGCCGCAAAGCGCCTCGAAGGATTCCGCAAGGCCATGCAGCGTCACGGCCTCGATATTCGTAAGGAATGGGAATGCAAGGGCGAGTTTGATGTGCAGTCAGGAATGGCGGCCGGAGAAGCGCTGTTCGCCCGCCGCACGCGGCCAACCGCGGTGCTGGGCACGAATGATGAGACGGCTGTGGGCGTGATGGCTGCCGCCTATCGCAAAGGGCTCAGCATTCCTGGCGATGTTTCCATTGTGGGTATTGATGACAGCCCCATCGCATCGTCCTTCTGGCCGAAGCTGACGACCATGCGCCAGCCCGTGAGCGATCTCGGCCGGGTCGCGACCGAAATTCTCATCGGAGAGATTGAGGCACCGCGCCAGCGCCGGATTGAAAAGCTGGGATGCGAAATTGTGCTGCGCGATTCCGCGAGCGCCCCGCCAAGGCGCCCGCGCAAATCCCGCAAAGCCTGA
- the nifW gene encoding nitrogenase-stabilizing/protective protein NifW, whose translation MTKISNFDADLQNLSSAEDFFAYFGLDFDKQVMAASRLHILKRFHDHLSQVEGLQTLPEAEKRDAYRQQLERAYASFLTGNALTERVFPRLAAAKGAFVALSSLRAPNKAVP comes from the coding sequence ATGACGAAAATAAGCAATTTTGATGCTGATTTACAGAATCTCTCCAGTGCGGAGGATTTTTTCGCCTATTTCGGCCTCGATTTCGACAAACAGGTTATGGCGGCGAGTCGCCTGCACATCCTGAAGCGCTTTCACGACCATTTATCGCAAGTTGAAGGCCTTCAAACGCTGCCTGAAGCGGAAAAGCGTGACGCTTATCGCCAGCAACTTGAGCGCGCTTATGCCAGCTTTCTCACCGGAAATGCCCTCACGGAACGGGTATTTCCCCGCCTCGCCGCGGCAAAAGGCGCTTTTGTCGCTTTGTCCTCGCTTCGCGCGCCGAATAAAGCAGTCCCCTAA